In a single window of the Sulfurimonas sp. hsl 1-7 genome:
- the mltG gene encoding endolytic transglycosylase MltG has translation MTKDRKLMIAEWILDIVLIIIVSFIYYLNKPIQTPRVLYIPKGSINQIISHLHQNTYDISKLDSYMLRIIGSPQSGWIDMGDTINTKADFLYKLTKAKAALQNVTLIPGETTYIFLQQLSENLGLDFNTLEEEFLKQSPIEEGILVPNTYKIPIGITEKELISLLLKLSIQKMKEYSYKVFGTYNEKKWFHYLSIASVIQKESANNEEMPLVSSVVYNRLKRGMKLQMDGSLNYGKYSHLKVTPSRIRNDTSLYNTYIHKGVPKIPICNVSFEAIRAAIFPAKTNYLYFMKSKNGVHDFSCNYSTHIRNIHNATK, from the coding sequence ATGACAAAAGATAGAAAGCTTATGATCGCAGAATGGATTTTAGATATAGTATTAATTATTATTGTATCTTTCATTTATTACCTAAACAAGCCTATTCAAACGCCCAGAGTGCTATATATACCAAAGGGCTCTATAAACCAAATTATATCACATTTACACCAGAACACTTATGATATTTCAAAACTTGATTCATATATGTTACGAATCATAGGTTCACCTCAAAGCGGCTGGATCGATATGGGTGATACTATAAATACAAAAGCAGATTTTCTATATAAGTTAACAAAAGCAAAAGCGGCACTACAAAATGTAACACTCATACCGGGTGAGACTACATATATATTTCTACAACAACTCTCTGAGAATCTAGGATTGGATTTTAATACGCTTGAAGAGGAGTTTTTAAAACAATCTCCTATAGAGGAGGGTATATTGGTTCCAAATACTTATAAGATCCCTATAGGTATTACAGAAAAGGAGCTGATCTCTCTTTTATTGAAACTCTCAATTCAAAAGATGAAAGAGTATTCTTACAAAGTGTTTGGTACATATAATGAAAAAAAATGGTTTCATTATTTATCTATAGCATCAGTGATACAAAAAGAGTCGGCAAATAATGAAGAGATGCCTTTAGTAAGCTCTGTAGTATACAATAGATTAAAGAGGGGAATGAAGTTACAAATGGACGGTAGTTTAAACTACGGAAAGTACTCGCACCTAAAAGTAACACCGAGTAGAATTAGAAACGATACGTCTCTATACAACACTTATATACATAAAGGTGTTCCAAAAATTCCCATTTGCAATGTAAGCTTCGAAGCAATACGTGCAGCCATATTCCCTGCTAAAACTAACTATTTATACTTTATGAAGTCTAAAAACGGGGTTCATGACTTTAGTTGTAACTATTCTACACACATACGTAACATACATAATGCTACAAAATGA